In the Emys orbicularis isolate rEmyOrb1 chromosome 3, rEmyOrb1.hap1, whole genome shotgun sequence genome, one interval contains:
- the LOC135876268 gene encoding taste receptor type 2 member 40-like, with protein MFPTNIIGLIILGIEFITGIIANGLMIVVNCSEWIRSRKLTCCDMILTSLGISRFFLQWTIFINNIFFFALSPVTNGQCDIWRNFYIFWMYLNTLSLWFATWLSVFYCVKIANFSQPLFLWLKRRISGLVPQLLMGSLLVSLVTCLPSVNVIERKFINNSTNNLSGNTRVDCRHNMNSSPDLVILYMLGYSFPFFIFVVPAVLLITSLWRHTKRMGKNTNISRDTITEAHVSVIKGLIAFIFFYISYFVALVLFLLQIFDHSSLSFMWFCIVVMAAYPSWHSVILILGNPKMKKAAMRALNHAKCRLRDEAS; from the coding sequence ATGTTTCCTACAAATATTATTGGTTTGATCATTTTAGGAATTGAGTTCATTACAGGGATTATAGCAAACGGATTGATGATTGTTGTGAATTGCAGTGAGTGGATCAGAAGCAGAAAACTGACCTGTTGTGACATGATCCTGACTAGCCTGGGCATCTCCAGATTTTTCCTACAGTGGACAATATTCATTAACAATATCTTCTTCTTTGCATTATCTCCAGTGACGAATGGACAGTGTGACATATGGAGAAACTTCTATATTTTTTGGATGTATCTAAATACTCTCAGCCTCTGGTTTGCTACCTGGCTCAGTGTCTTCTACTGTGTGAAGATCGCCAACTTCAGCCAACCTCTCTTCCTCTGGCTGAAGCGGAGAATATCAGGGCTTGTGCCACAGCTACTCATGGGCTCCTTGCTGGTCTCCTTGGTCACCTGTCTCCCTTCAGTCAATGTCATAGAGAGAAAGTTCATAAACAATTCAACAAATAATCTGTCAGGAAACACCAGAGTGGACTGTAGACATAATATGAATTCATCTCCTGATCTTGTTATTTTGTACATGCTTGGatattcttttcctttctttatatTTGTTGTTCCTGCTGTACTGTTAATCACATCTCTGTGGAGACACACCAAGAGGATGGGGAAAAACACAAACATCTCCAGGGACACCATTACTGAGGCTCATGTCAGTGTAATTAAAGGTCTAAttgctttcattttcttctaCATTTCTTATTTTGTGGCATTAGtgctatttttattacaaatatttgaccACAGCAGTCTCTCTTTCATGTGGTTCTGTATAGTGGTAATGGCTGCTTATCCCTCctggcactctgttatcctgatTTTAGGCAATCCCAAGATGAAGAAAGCAGCAATGAGGGCTCTAAACCATGCCAAGTGCAGGCTGAGGGATGAGGCTTCATAA